Proteins encoded within one genomic window of Candidatus Hepatoplasma crinochetorum Av:
- the thrS gene encoding threonine--tRNA ligase, producing MEKIHKQNLNDNKEIEVDHRKIAKELEIFYIDENIGKGFPIWLENGVKLKKAIHDYIYEQEEKYNFIHVETPEVGLLNLYKTSGHYQLYKNNMFPEMKFKDEESFVLRPMACPHHIMIYKHKKRSYKELPLRLAEHVNQFRFEPSGSLLGLERTRAMELTDSHIFLRDDQLESEIKLVLNLVEKTLAKFNIKIDYIELALRDKKDLKKYHGDSKKWDQSESILRNFLQKNKIKFIEKIGEAAFYGPKIDVQIKTLLGHIITVSTIQLDFFLPERFELEYFDKDLNKIRPIMIHRGLIGTYERFIAVLLEQTKGNLPFWLAPNQVVILPINNKYHLEYAKKIYQFLLDNKIRVKLDFSNERLGHKVRLYQTQKYKYQIIIGDEEVKNDKISYRRYQSKKTDILKIVEFLKLIKS from the coding sequence ATGGAAAAAATCCACAAGCAAAATTTAAATGATAATAAAGAAATTGAAGTAGATCATCGCAAAATTGCAAAAGAATTAGAAATTTTTTATATTGATGAAAATATTGGAAAAGGATTTCCAATATGATTAGAAAATGGTGTTAAATTAAAAAAAGCGATTCATGATTATATTTATGAACAAGAGGAAAAATATAATTTTATTCATGTAGAAACACCTGAAGTTGGACTTTTAAATTTATATAAAACTTCTGGTCACTATCAACTTTATAAAAATAATATGTTTCCAGAAATGAAATTTAAAGATGAAGAAAGCTTTGTTTTAAGACCAATGGCTTGTCCTCATCATATAATGATTTATAAGCATAAAAAAAGATCATATAAAGAATTACCATTAAGACTTGCAGAACATGTAAATCAATTTCGCTTTGAACCTTCAGGATCACTTCTTGGACTGGAAAGAACAAGAGCAATGGAACTTACTGATTCTCATATTTTTTTACGAGACGATCAATTAGAATCAGAAATTAAACTTGTTTTAAATTTAGTAGAAAAAACATTAGCAAAATTTAATATTAAAATTGATTATATCGAACTTGCATTAAGAGATAAAAAAGATCTAAAAAAATATCATGGTGATAGTAAAAAATGAGATCAATCTGAATCTATATTAAGAAATTTTTTACAAAAAAACAAGATTAAATTTATTGAAAAAATCGGAGAAGCAGCTTTTTATGGTCCAAAAATCGATGTTCAAATAAAAACATTATTAGGTCATATCATTACAGTTTCTACAATTCAATTGGATTTTTTCTTACCAGAAAGATTTGAATTAGAATATTTTGATAAAGATTTAAATAAAATTAGACCAATTATGATTCATCGTGGATTAATTGGTACTTATGAAAGATTTATTGCTGTTTTATTAGAACAAACAAAAGGAAATCTTCCTTTTTGATTAGCACCAAATCAAGTTGTAATATTACCAATTAATAATAAATATCATTTAGAATATGCAAAAAAAATCTATCAATTTTTATTAGATAATAAAATAAGAGTAAAACTTGATTTTTCAAATGAAAGATTAGGACATAAAGTTAGATTATATCAAACACAAAAATACAAATATCAAATTATAATTGGTGATGAAGAAGTAAAAAACGATAAAATATCTTATCGAAGATATCAAAGCAAAAAAACAGATATTTTAAAAATTGTAGAATTTTTAAAGTTAATTAAAAGTTAA
- the tpiA gene encoding triose-phosphate isomerase — translation MKRKKIIVGNWKMYNGPEQGHHFLHHLEDELSDKKINCDFAIAAPFVTLPFIMPHDHGSKKGLDLDLAAQNFHYEKEGAFTGEVSLPMLEQLGIRYGIIGHSERRQYFNETDHTVNLKLKACLNSSIIPIMAFGESLKEFEDNKTISVIERQLKEGLAGIKKGQIERVILAYEPIWAIGTGKTATAKQAQDTIKKARGIIAELFDKSIASKIRIQYGGSVKPENIKELMEQEDIDGALVGGASLDVKSFVKLLTYDQN, via the coding sequence ATGAAAAGAAAAAAAATAATCGTCGGAAATTGAAAAATGTATAATGGCCCAGAACAAGGACATCATTTTTTACATCATTTAGAAGATGAACTTAGTGATAAAAAAATAAATTGTGATTTTGCAATTGCTGCACCTTTTGTTACATTACCATTTATAATGCCACATGATCATGGATCAAAAAAAGGTCTTGATCTTGATCTTGCTGCACAAAATTTTCATTATGAAAAAGAAGGAGCATTTACTGGTGAAGTATCACTTCCAATGCTTGAACAATTAGGAATTAGATATGGAATAATAGGACATTCTGAACGTCGTCAATATTTTAATGAAACAGATCATACTGTTAATTTAAAACTTAAAGCTTGCTTAAATTCTTCAATTATTCCGATTATGGCTTTTGGTGAATCATTAAAAGAATTTGAAGATAATAAAACAATTTCTGTAATTGAAAGACAATTAAAAGAAGGATTAGCCGGAATTAAAAAAGGACAGATTGAAAGAGTAATTTTAGCTTATGAACCAATCTGAGCAATCGGAACAGGAAAAACAGCAACAGCAAAACAAGCACAAGATACAATCAAAAAAGCACGAGGAATTATTGCTGAATTATTTGATAAAAGTATTGCTTCAAAAATAAGAATTCAATATGGCGGATCTGTAAAACCGGAAAATATTAAAGAACTTATGGAACAAGAAGATATTGATGGAGCTTTAGTCGGTGGTGCTTCACTTGATGTAAAATCATTTGTTAAATTATTAACATATGATCAAAACTAA
- a CDS encoding phosphoglycerate kinase, which translates to MRKKTLHDLKDLKGKIVLVRVDFNVPIENGKVTNNARIVAALPTIEYLIKNEAKVILLSHLGRIKTEEDKKTKSLKSVAMEFTKASTHAINFVAATRGKKVEEAINNMENGSIMMIENTRFEDVKNNILVNYESKNDEKLGKYWASLGDLFVNDAFGTAHRAHASNVGIAKYIKESAIGFLIEKEIKFLHDAISEPKRPFIALLGGAKVSDKINVIDALAKKADKVIIGTAMCYTFHLAMGKKIGKSLAEPEKVDLAKKLMKKYQDKLVIASDSICTKEYKDVKGKVYENIPDDLMGLDIGPKTIKVIKKELKGAKTVIWNGPFGVTEFKNYQEGSKAIAHELINLKDAITIIGGGDSAAMAIKMGIEGKISHISTGGGASMEFLEGKELPGIAAINNIN; encoded by the coding sequence ATGAGAAAAAAAACATTACATGATCTTAAAGATTTAAAGGGTAAAATTGTCCTTGTTCGTGTTGATTTTAATGTTCCAATTGAGAATGGAAAAGTAACAAATAATGCTAGAATTGTTGCAGCATTACCAACAATTGAATATTTAATTAAAAATGAAGCAAAAGTTATTCTTTTATCTCATCTTGGAAGAATAAAAACAGAGGAAGATAAAAAAACAAAATCATTAAAATCTGTTGCAATGGAATTTACAAAAGCATCTACACATGCAATTAATTTTGTTGCTGCTACACGTGGAAAAAAAGTAGAAGAAGCAATTAATAATATGGAAAACGGTTCAATTATGATGATTGAAAATACTCGTTTTGAAGATGTAAAAAATAATATATTAGTAAATTATGAATCCAAAAATGATGAAAAATTAGGAAAATATTGAGCATCACTTGGTGATTTATTTGTAAATGATGCATTTGGAACAGCTCATCGTGCTCATGCTTCAAATGTTGGTATTGCAAAATATATTAAAGAATCTGCAATTGGTTTTTTAATTGAAAAAGAAATTAAATTTTTACATGATGCTATTTCTGAACCAAAAAGACCTTTCATTGCTTTATTGGGAGGAGCTAAGGTTTCTGATAAAATAAATGTAATTGATGCTCTTGCAAAGAAAGCAGATAAGGTAATTATCGGAACAGCAATGTGTTATACATTTCATCTTGCAATGGGTAAAAAAATAGGTAAATCATTAGCAGAACCAGAAAAAGTTGATTTAGCAAAAAAACTTATGAAAAAATATCAAGATAAACTAGTAATTGCTTCTGATTCAATTTGCACAAAAGAATATAAAGATGTAAAGGGGAAAGTATATGAAAATATCCCTGATGATTTAATGGGGCTTGATATTGGTCCTAAAACAATTAAAGTAATTAAAAAAGAATTAAAAGGAGCGAAAACAGTAATTTGAAATGGTCCTTTTGGTGTTACTGAATTTAAAAATTATCAAGAAGGTTCAAAAGCAATTGCTCATGAATTAATTAATTTAAAAGATGCAATTACAATTATTGGTGGTGGAGATTCAGCTGCAATGGCAATTAAAATGGGAATCGAAGGGAAAATTAGTCATATCTCTACAGGTGGTGGAGCAAGTATGGAATTTTTAGAAGGAAAAGAATTACCAGGAATTGCTGCAATAAATAATATTAATTAA
- the gap gene encoding type I glyceraldehyde-3-phosphate dehydrogenase has translation MMKKIAINGFGRIGRLTFRQLFGEKNIEIVAINDLTSPATLAHLLKYDSAHGPYKVDKIKSESDAIIVDGKKVKIFAERDPKALPWKDLGIDLVIESTGFFTSKEKAQAHIDAGAKKVVISAPATGDLKTIVYNVNHKILNKDDKIISAASCTTNCLAPVVNVLQKEFGIVSGFMTTVHAATNDQRTADSPHSDLRRARAAGSNIIPTTTGAASALGLVIPEVKGKLDGNSMRVPVVTGSVVDLSVILKKPASVQKINAAMKKAKNETLGYTEDPIVSSDIIDETHGSIFDALSTKQLPNTNMFKIVAWYDNEMSYVNQLVRAIKYYINL, from the coding sequence TTAATGAAAAAAATTGCAATTAATGGATTTGGACGTATTGGTAGATTGACTTTTCGCCAATTATTCGGTGAAAAAAATATTGAAATAGTGGCAATAAACGATTTAACAAGTCCCGCAACATTAGCTCATCTTCTAAAATATGATTCAGCACATGGACCATATAAAGTTGATAAAATCAAATCAGAAAGTGATGCTATTATTGTAGATGGTAAAAAAGTTAAAATCTTTGCAGAAAGAGATCCAAAAGCTCTTCCTTGAAAAGATCTTGGAATTGATTTAGTAATTGAATCAACAGGGTTTTTTACTTCTAAAGAAAAAGCACAAGCACATATCGATGCAGGAGCTAAAAAAGTAGTTATTTCTGCACCTGCAACAGGAGATTTAAAAACTATTGTTTATAATGTAAACCATAAAATTTTAAATAAAGATGATAAAATTATTTCAGCTGCTTCATGTACAACAAACTGTCTTGCTCCAGTTGTAAATGTTTTACAAAAAGAATTTGGAATTGTTAGTGGATTTATGACTACTGTTCATGCTGCTACAAATGATCAAAGAACAGCAGATTCACCTCATAGTGATTTAAGACGTGCTCGTGCTGCTGGATCAAATATTATCCCTACTACAACAGGAGCTGCTTCTGCATTAGGATTAGTAATTCCTGAAGTAAAAGGAAAATTGGATGGAAATTCAATGCGTGTTCCTGTTGTTACTGGTTCAGTAGTTGATTTATCAGTTATTTTGAAAAAACCAGCATCAGTACAAAAAATAAACGCAGCAATGAAAAAAGCAAAAAATGAAACATTAGGATACACAGAAGATCCAATCGTATCTTCAGATATTATTGATGAAACTCATGGTTCAATTTTCGATGCTCTATCAACAAAACAATTACCAAATACTAATATGTTTAAAATAGTTGCTTGATATGATAATGAAATGTCTTATGTAAATCAATTAGTAAGAGCAATTAAGTATTACATTAATTTATAA
- a CDS encoding nucleotidyltransferase domain-containing protein, which yields MINLSWSNESQNQNAKNIKDKIYEILKNEEITINFNSERKYNYKLHIYLQGSYKKNIDLKDSDIDILVTVARLPHPNDLEFNDFLENKKWQENYKVGFADGNFEIWGNSTSSYEILKNLGNRSIYGKTIETGKQEVTNILIKLKNEIRKILKKSNEFNIIENTEKRKRKGLRIKLNNEEFDIIPSIIYFNVNKDNNLKGIGITIYDQTKGKRITNYPTYDWENTNLKHKNTDQKYKKIIRIIKGYVRNYNIDIKGFAIEQFLYNVPNNIFIKNYELIETLYDVLSWIYTNINLLNANNFKCTNEIKEKCNEDYKKIEISKQKFKNLVNLMMEDFRKLKFKNISDQNINIIKNKFNSLI from the coding sequence ATGATAAATTTAAGTTGATCAAATGAATCGCAAAATCAAAATGCAAAAAATATAAAAGATAAAATTTATGAAATTTTAAAAAATGAAGAAATTACAATAAATTTTAATAGTGAAAGAAAATATAATTATAAACTTCATATTTATTTGCAAGGTTCATATAAAAAAAATATAGATTTAAAAGATAGCGATATAGATATTTTAGTTACTGTTGCAAGATTACCACATCCAAATGACTTAGAATTTAATGATTTTTTAGAAAATAAAAAATGACAAGAAAATTATAAAGTTGGATTTGCTGATGGAAATTTTGAAATATGAGGAAATTCAACTTCATCTTATGAAATTTTGAAAAATTTAGGAAATAGATCTATATATGGAAAAACAATAGAAACCGGAAAACAAGAAGTAACTAATATATTAATTAAATTAAAAAATGAAATAAGAAAAATTTTAAAAAAATCAAATGAATTTAATATTATTGAAAATACTGAAAAAAGAAAAAGAAAAGGATTAAGAATAAAATTAAATAACGAAGAATTTGATATTATTCCATCAATAATATATTTTAATGTTAATAAAGATAATAATTTAAAAGGTATTGGTATTACAATATATGATCAAACAAAAGGAAAAAGAATAACTAACTATCCTACTTATGATTGAGAAAATACAAATTTAAAACATAAAAATACAGATCAAAAATATAAAAAAATAATAAGAATAATAAAAGGGTATGTTCGTAATTATAATATTGATATTAAAGGATTTGCAATTGAACAATTTTTATATAATGTTCCTAATAATATTTTTATAAAAAACTACGAATTAATAGAAACATTGTATGATGTTTTAAGTTGAATTTATACTAATATAAATTTATTAAATGCAAATAATTTTAAATGTACAAATGAAATCAAAGAAAAATGTAATGAAGATTATAAAAAAATTGAAATTTCAAAACAAAAATTTAAAAATTTAGTAAATTTAATGATGGAAGATTTTAGAAAATTAAAATTTAAAAATATAAGTGATCAAAATATAAATATAATAAAAAATAAATTTAATAGTCTAATTTAA
- a CDS encoding putative manganese transporter: MESLGNVLLDTSGEILYFIFGWLFLAIIVFQFLNYFFEDKWEIMIQEKNKSDVLIGGIFGFIPGCGGTIFLINLFKEEKIGLGTLIAAFITTIGEVSFILIVIDPLLLIYISIISYISAIIVGYFVKYLKIQEKYSLYATAETKKKKLHNHQKESKKALEIFGFSDHFIIPIFFTILFLFVFPFTIIASFIPEGPENFPNYLSAIQWTSIVILPLIVIYYLIRTYFIRSEHDEDHSHENIHDKGKEGIKHQINHISYNLILILSWVSITLLIINLIVYAIVYYSNLYQNINDLQDNVDQFKNDWWYLILLVIIGALIGLIPTCGPQIAFTLLMIGEIGGSEAIAFGGISALIANSISQDGHAGIVYFTFDKKGYGIVKLIEIISAVIFGLIFIPLDKYTNL; encoded by the coding sequence ATGGAATCATTAGGAAATGTATTACTTGATACAAGTGGGGAAATTCTTTATTTTATTTTTGGATGATTATTTTTAGCAATCATAGTTTTTCAATTTTTGAATTACTTTTTCGAAGATAAATGAGAAATAATGATCCAAGAAAAAAATAAAAGCGATGTCTTAATTGGAGGTATATTTGGATTTATCCCCGGTTGTGGAGGAACAATTTTTTTAATCAATCTTTTTAAAGAAGAAAAGATTGGATTAGGAACTTTAATTGCAGCTTTTATTACAACAATTGGTGAAGTATCATTTATATTAATTGTAATTGATCCTTTACTTTTAATTTATATTTCAATCATAAGTTATATTTCTGCAATTATTGTAGGTTATTTTGTTAAATATTTAAAAATTCAAGAAAAATATAGTCTTTATGCAACAGCAGAAACAAAAAAGAAAAAATTACATAATCATCAAAAAGAATCAAAAAAAGCATTAGAAATATTTGGTTTTTCTGATCATTTTATAATTCCAATATTTTTTACAATTTTATTTTTGTTTGTATTTCCTTTTACAATAATTGCTTCATTTATTCCTGAAGGTCCAGAAAATTTTCCTAATTACTTATCAGCTATTCAATGAACTTCGATTGTTATATTACCTTTAATTGTAATTTACTATCTTATAAGAACATATTTTATAAGAAGTGAACATGATGAAGATCATTCCCATGAAAATATCCACGATAAAGGAAAAGAAGGAATTAAACATCAGATAAATCATATTTCTTATAATTTAATTTTAATATTATCTTGAGTATCAATTACTTTATTAATTATCAATTTAATAGTATATGCGATTGTTTATTATTCAAATCTTTATCAAAATATTAATGATCTTCAAGATAATGTTGATCAATTTAAAAATGATTGATGATATTTAATTTTGCTTGTAATAATTGGAGCTTTAATTGGTCTTATTCCAACATGTGGTCCACAAATTGCTTTTACTCTTTTAATGATTGGTGAAATTGGCGGAAGTGAAGCAATTGCATTTGGGGGAATAAGTGCACTTATTGCAAATTCAATTTCACAAGATGGACATGCCGGAATTGTTTATTTTACATTTGATAAAAAAGGATATGGAATTGTAAAATTAATTGAAATTATAAGTGCAGTAATTTTTGGATTAATCTTTATTCCATTAGATAAATATACTAATTTATAA
- a CDS encoding MBL fold metallo-hydrolase yields MIKKFQNKNFNFTNSYLYIKDNKEAILIDTATSEDKIINYCINNNIKIKYVLLTHNHLDHLMGLEKIIEKFNPVIYINQKDQEGLFDANINRSALSNLNWQLDKKQKNIITFLGNEEQELKLLGIDIKIIPFGGHTKGSTFYLFNKKDIFIGDTIFLKSIGMHRKEIGTDLDRFFESIRFLYDLCKKNNYVIYPGHYNSQFKIKNIDLNTNLELKETLN; encoded by the coding sequence ATGATCAAAAAATTTCAAAACAAAAACTTTAATTTTACAAACTCATATCTATATATCAAAGATAATAAAGAAGCAATCTTGATTGATACCGCTACATCAGAAGATAAAATAATTAATTATTGTATAAATAATAATATTAAAATAAAATATGTATTATTAACTCATAATCATTTAGATCATCTTATGGGATTAGAAAAAATTATTGAAAAATTTAATCCAGTAATTTATATTAATCAAAAAGACCAAGAAGGTCTTTTTGATGCAAATATAAATAGATCAGCATTATCTAATTTAAATTGACAATTAGACAAAAAACAAAAAAATATTATTACTTTTTTGGGAAATGAAGAACAAGAATTAAAACTATTAGGAATTGATATTAAAATAATTCCTTTTGGAGGACATACAAAAGGATCTACATTTTATCTTTTTAATAAAAAAGATATTTTTATTGGTGATACAATCTTTTTAAAAAGTATTGGAATGCATAGAAAAGAAATTGGTACTGATCTTGATAGATTTTTTGAATCAATAAGATTTCTTTATGATTTATGTAAAAAAAATAATTATGTTATTTATCCCGGACATTATAATAGTCAATTTAAAATAAAAAATATTGATTTAAATACTAATTTAGAATTAAAAGAAACATTAAATTAA
- a CDS encoding MIP/aquaporin family protein, translated as MVWWGIALSEFFGTFFLILLGLGINADSTLKGTYIKNNNWLLGSFGWAFAYFIGGSIAYYSGGNINPIISLSVWLTDQITFVQFLDYIFFQILGAFFAIVIINFLYLDQLKKTDDQERIANVFYTIPAIKDYKFNFLTEIIASFVLVTAFLSSVWYGFNFFEPLFMALVVFAIALSLGGLTGYAINPTRDLIPRIYHSLFKIPNKGKTNWSYSWVPTIGPIIGSLLSTGLIWIIIEIIGEGNPFNN; from the coding sequence ATGGTTTGATGAGGGATTGCCCTATCTGAATTTTTTGGAACTTTTTTTCTTATTCTTTTAGGATTAGGGATTAATGCCGATTCAACTTTAAAAGGGACTTACATCAAAAATAATAATTGATTATTAGGAAGTTTTGGTTGAGCTTTTGCATATTTTATCGGTGGATCTATCGCCTATTATTCTGGAGGAAATATAAATCCAATAATTTCACTTTCAGTTTGACTTACTGATCAAATAACATTTGTTCAGTTTCTTGATTATATTTTCTTTCAAATTTTAGGAGCTTTTTTTGCAATTGTCATTATAAATTTTCTTTATTTAGATCAACTTAAAAAAACAGATGATCAAGAAAGAATTGCAAATGTTTTTTATACTATACCAGCAATAAAAGATTATAAATTTAATTTTTTAACAGAAATAATTGCTAGTTTTGTTTTAGTTACTGCTTTTTTAAGTTCTGTTTGATATGGATTTAATTTTTTTGAACCATTATTCATGGCTCTTGTTGTATTTGCAATTGCTCTATCTCTAGGAGGTCTTACTGGATATGCAATAAATCCAACAAGAGATCTTATTCCAAGAATTTACCATAGTTTATTTAAAATTCCAAATAAAGGAAAAACTAACTGAAGTTATAGTTGAGTTCCTACAATTGGACCAATTATAGGTTCATTATTATCTACAGGACTTATTTGAATAATAATAGAAATTATCGGAGAAGGAAACCCATTTAATAATTAA
- a CDS encoding aquaporin — MIFLFFIALSLGRFIEYEINSTRDLIPRIYNSLFKIPNKGKTNWSYSFVPTIGPIIGSLLSTGLIWIII, encoded by the coding sequence ATGATTTTTTTATTTTTCATTGCTTTATCATTAGGAAGATTTATTGAATATGAAATAAATTCAACAAGAGATCTTATTCCAAGAATTTATAATAGTTTATTTAAAATTCCAAATAAAGGAAAAACTAACTGAAGTTATAGTTTTGTTCCTACAATTGGTCCAATTATAGGTTCTTTATTATCTACAGGACTTATTTGAATAATAATATAA
- a CDS encoding type II toxin-antitoxin system PemK/MazF family toxin, whose amino-acid sequence MYHIKIWKFDQFIDLKDLDYQKKNQNKGDYRPCVVLTKRENQLVLIPFSTSKTNPKWNIEYNSATRNKPSNIQIDRFRILDPKSIVIESKNCTPVDNVKFKNQNAKISSKKIKKEIINKYNERLNYLNLK is encoded by the coding sequence ATGTATCACATAAAAATCTGAAAATTTGATCAATTTATTGATTTAAAAGATCTTGATTATCAGAAAAAAAATCAAAATAAAGGAGATTATAGACCTTGTGTCGTTTTAACTAAAAGAGAAAATCAATTAGTATTAATACCTTTTTCTACATCTAAAACAAATCCTAAATGAAATATTGAATATAATTCTGCTACTAGAAATAAACCTTCAAATATTCAAATAGATAGATTTAGAATTTTAGATCCAAAGTCTATAGTTATCGAATCAAAAAACTGTACTCCAGTAGATAATGTAAAATTTAAAAATCAAAATGCAAAAATATCTTCTAAAAAAATTAAAAAAGAAATAATAAATAAATATAACGAAAGATTAAATTATTTAAATTTAAAATAA
- the rplO gene encoding 50S ribosomal protein L15 has product MELNNMKSTPGSRKKQKRVGRGDKTAGRGENGQKSRAGYSKKIGFEGGQNPLYKRIPKRGFKNINHIEYTVVNLDKFVRVKGDKITPETLIEANVIKANYGYLKILGEGKLIKAYKVKAHKFSNSAKQAIEDAGGKVTIINNQKEETNNSDNKKN; this is encoded by the coding sequence ATGGAACTAAATAATATGAAATCAACTCCTGGATCTAGAAAAAAGCAAAAAAGAGTCGGACGAGGCGATAAAACTGCTGGTCGTGGAGAAAATGGACAAAAATCTCGTGCTGGATATTCGAAAAAAATCGGATTTGAAGGAGGACAAAATCCTCTTTATAAAAGAATTCCTAAACGAGGATTTAAAAATATCAATCATATTGAATATACAGTAGTTAATCTTGATAAATTTGTAAGAGTAAAAGGTGATAAAATAACACCAGAAACACTAATTGAAGCAAATGTAATTAAAGCAAATTATGGTTATCTTAAAATACTAGGAGAAGGAAAATTAATTAAAGCTTACAAAGTAAAAGCTCATAAATTTTCAAATTCTGCAAAGCAAGCAATTGAAGATGCAGGTGGAAAAGTAACTATTATAAATAATCAAAAAGAAGAAACTAATAATAGTGATAATAAAAAAAATTAA
- the rpsE gene encoding 30S ribosomal protein S5 gives MDQAKEINKQEKNEQKEISDTNKDIKSGNKETSADKNSKKQVKVADDFLPENFNPFLRPGINKNLNNRKKDNFEERIINIKRVIKVTKGGRRFKFSALVVVGDREGNVGFAIAKHIEVPEAIKKASRLARKNLTKIKIVGKEDTISHEIIGHHGAARVLLKPASEGRGIVASDVVRSVVELAGIRNIYSKNLGTNNPQNVILATLDGLKNLRTKEEIEKLHEKVEIKSRFPNKKINNNNYRREQKTEHEDKKEQQDGTK, from the coding sequence ATGGATCAAGCAAAAGAAATAAACAAGCAAGAAAAAAATGAGCAAAAAGAAATATCTGATACTAATAAAGATATAAAGAGTGGAAATAAAGAAACTTCAGCTGATAAAAATTCTAAAAAACAAGTAAAAGTTGCTGACGATTTTTTACCAGAAAATTTTAATCCTTTTTTAAGACCAGGCATAAACAAAAATTTAAATAATCGTAAAAAAGATAATTTTGAAGAACGAATTATCAATATTAAAAGAGTTATCAAAGTAACAAAAGGAGGAAGAAGATTTAAATTTTCTGCTCTTGTTGTTGTCGGTGATCGCGAAGGTAACGTTGGTTTTGCAATTGCAAAACATATTGAAGTTCCTGAAGCTATCAAAAAAGCATCTAGACTCGCACGCAAAAATCTAACAAAAATAAAAATTGTTGGAAAAGAAGATACAATTTCACATGAAATAATTGGACATCATGGAGCTGCTAGAGTTTTATTAAAACCAGCAAGTGAAGGAAGAGGAATTGTTGCTTCTGATGTTGTTCGTTCAGTTGTTGAATTAGCAGGAATTAGAAATATTTATTCAAAAAATTTGGGAACAAATAATCCACAAAATGTAATTTTAGCAACTTTGGATGGACTTAAAAATCTAAGAACAAAAGAAGAGATTGAAAAATTACACGAAAAAGTCGAAATTAAAAGTCGTTTTCCTAATAAAAAAATAAATAATAATAATTATCGAAGAGAACAAAAAACAGAACACGAAGATAAAAAGGAGCAACAAGATGGAACTAAATAA
- the rplR gene encoding 50S ribosomal protein L18: MAKNKKIESRNKRKLRVRKKIFGTDKIPRLSVYKSNKNISAQLIDDLSGKTLASSSTIILKLDANNIENAFKVGQDIAKKAKDLKIERIVFDRNGYIYHGKIKALADGVRKENIKI, translated from the coding sequence ATGGCAAAAAACAAAAAAATCGAATCAAGAAATAAACGTAAATTACGCGTTCGTAAGAAAATCTTTGGAACAGATAAAATTCCCCGTTTGAGTGTTTATAAATCAAATAAAAATATTTCAGCTCAACTTATCGATGATCTTTCTGGAAAAACATTAGCTTCTTCATCTACAATTATTTTAAAGTTAGATGCAAATAATATTGAAAATGCTTTTAAAGTTGGTCAAGATATTGCAAAAAAAGCAAAAGATTTAAAAATTGAAAGAATTGTTTTTGATCGTAACGGTTATATTTATCATGGAAAAATAAAAGCATTAGCTGATGGTGTTCGTAAGGAAAATATTAAAATTTAA